The following coding sequences lie in one Arachis stenosperma cultivar V10309 chromosome 5, arast.V10309.gnm1.PFL2, whole genome shotgun sequence genomic window:
- the LOC130982947 gene encoding transcription factor HHO3-like: MQFSEKIQPQKMGFREYIEALEDERRKIQVFHRELPLSLELVAQAIEACRQQLSGTTTEYNLNGQSECSEQTSTDDPVFEEFIPIKKRASPDCDEEDDEEYYDDGEEQHSHRNKIQKEDSTNNNNNNSSCSTDKKKSDWLRSVQLWNPDPQPPKEDVPRKASVVEVKRSIGGAFQPFHREESTVGKVNASSSSLPTAKTPSSPPVPATSSTGPVSTGGNAGSGGKREDKGQGQRKQRRCWSQELHKRFLHALQQLGGADSATPKQIRELMKVDGLTNDEVKSHLQKFRLHTRRPTTMIPNSANSQTAPLFLVGNIFVQPQEYAAATAAIATSTVSSGELTTVTTAPHAAIYAPVATHPTTIVPRTQTHPSMKNSPKCNKLEDVSDHSHSEERANHGEGNSPASSSSTHGTTSPGC; the protein is encoded by the exons ATGCAATTCTCTGAGAAAATCCAACCCCAGAAGATGGGGTTTCGCGAGTACATCGAAGCATTGGAGGACGAGAGAAGAAAAATCCAAGTCTTCCACAGAGAGCTTCCCCTGTCCTTAGAACTTGTCGCGCAAG CAATTGAAGCCTGCAGGCAGCAGTTATCTGGAACAACGACAGAGTACAATTTGAATGGCCAATCGGAGTGTTCGGAGCAGACATCAACGGACGATCCTGTTTTTGAGGAGTTCATTCCAATCAAGAAAAGGGCTTCACCTGATTGcgatgaagaagatgatgaagaatatTATGATGATGGTGAAGAGCAACATTCTCATAGAAACAAGATTCAAAAGGAGGATAGtaccaacaacaataataataacagcAGCTGcagcactgataagaaaaaatCTGACTGGCTCAGATCTGTTCAATTGTGGAACCCTGATCCCCAACCACCTAAAGAG GATGTTCCTAGAAAAGCGTCTGTTGTGGAAGTGAAGAGAAGCATTGGTGGTGCTTTTCAGCCATTTCACAGAGAGGAGAGCACTGTTGGAAAGGTTAatgcatcatcatcatcattgccaACTGCCAAAACGCCTTCTTCTCCGCCGGTACCAGCAACAAGTTCCACAGGACCTGTATCGACCGGAGGCAATGCTGGAAGCGGCGGTAAAAGAGAGGATAAAGGACAGGGTCAGAGGAAGCAGCGGCGGTGCTGGTCACAGGAACTACACAAACGGTTCCTTCATGCCCTTCAGCAGCTTGGAGGTGCAGATT CTGCCACCCCAAAACAGATAAGGGAGCTAATGAAGGTTGATGGCCTTACAAATGATGAAGTCAAAAGTCACTTACAG AAATTTCGTCTCCACACAAGAAGGCCAACCACTATGATTCCAAACAGTGCAAACTCCCAAACTGCTCCGTTGTTTCTTGTTGGCAACATTTTTGTTCAGCCACAAGAATATGCTGCTGCTACTGCTGCCATAGCTACCTCAACAGTGTCATCAGGGGAATTAACCACGGTTACAACTGCACCACATGCTGCTATTTATGCACCTGTGGCCACACATCCAACTACCATTGTTCCCCGCACACAAACTCATCCTTCAATGAAGAACTCACCAAAATGCAACAAGTTAGAAGATGTTTCAGATCATTCACATTCAGAAGAAAGGGCTAATCACGGTGAAGGAAATTCTCCTGCCTCATCATCATCCACACATGGCACCACTTCACCTGGCTGTTGA
- the LOC130981446 gene encoding glycine-rich RNA-binding, abscisic acid-inducible protein-like — protein sequence MAATDVEFWCFVGGLAWATNNEALEKAFSAYGEIVESKISYDRKIGRSRGFRFVTFAFEQAMKDAIDGMNGSNLDGHNITVNEAQSRGGGGVFRSRGGGGGGGGFRSRRGGGYGGGGFSRDGNGGGYERRDRHEGGYNRNDGGGGGYREKNAVIVTVREGVATDSGDAANDAVEEGDVDDEADPIFILSKDAVVVEESFTAELNDELEALLEKKINP from the exons ATGGCTGCCACAGATGTTGAGTTCTGGTGCTTCGTTGGTGGGCTTGCATGGGCCACCAATAATGAAGCTCTAGAGAAAGCCTTCTCTGCCTACGGAGAAATCGTTGAATCGAAGAT TTCTTATGATCGCAAAATTGGAAGATCCAGAGGTTTCAGATTTGTGACCTTTGCTTTTGAGCAAGCCATGAAGGATGCGATTGATGGCATGAACGGCTCCAACCTTGACGGCCATAACATCACTGTCAATGAGGCTCAATCCCGAGGCGGTGGAGGTGTCTTCAGAAGCAGAGGCGGCGGAGGCGGTGGAGGTGGCTTCAGAAGTAGACGCGGCGGTGGATATGGAGGTGGCGGATTTAGCCGCGACGGCAATGGTGGTGGATACGAGAGGCGGGATCGTCATGAAGGTGGATACAACAGAAACGATGGCGGCGGCGGTGGCTACAGAGAAAAAAAt GCAGTTATTGTTACTGTCAGAGAAGGAGTCGCAACAGATAGTGGCGACGCTGCGAACGACGCGGTGGAGGAGGGAGACGTCGACGACGAAGCTGATCCAATCTTCATTCTGTCCAAAGATGCGGTAGTCGTCGAAGAGAGTTTTACAGCGGAATTGAATGACGAATTAGAAGCGCTTCTTGAAAAGAAG attaatccttga